A region of Flavobacterium indicum GPTSA100-9 = DSM 17447 DNA encodes the following proteins:
- a CDS encoding helix-turn-helix domain-containing protein, producing MFSFAPYQPFMFSTDKKISGIAIQFHSDFYCIHRNPKETNCDTVLFNNIYQPPFIKVDKESEESFSLILEKLKSELKNVSENDYELLVPYLKIFLVTASRIKSQSKKNEPKITDSKTPYILRSLKNVIEENFKEKHSASDYATLLNISPNALAKIVKTHFNKTLTDLITERIIVEAKRELYMTSKPIKEIAFSLGYNDEFYFSRMFKSNTDISPQTYRDTVGFAKAELN from the coding sequence ATGTTTAGTTTTGCTCCTTACCAACCATTTATGTTTTCTACTGATAAGAAAATTAGTGGAATTGCAATTCAATTTCACTCCGATTTCTATTGCATTCATCGCAATCCTAAAGAAACAAATTGCGACACTGTTCTTTTCAATAATATCTACCAGCCACCTTTTATAAAAGTTGATAAAGAATCAGAAGAATCATTCTCATTAATTTTGGAGAAATTGAAATCAGAACTAAAAAATGTTTCAGAAAATGATTATGAACTATTGGTGCCTTATCTTAAAATATTTTTGGTAACAGCATCACGTATAAAATCACAATCAAAAAAGAATGAACCAAAAATAACAGACTCTAAAACGCCCTATATTTTAAGAAGTCTAAAAAATGTTATTGAAGAAAATTTTAAAGAAAAACATTCTGCAAGTGATTATGCCACATTGTTGAATATTTCTCCTAATGCTTTAGCTAAAATTGTAAAAACGCATTTCAATAAAACCTTAACAGATTTAATTACAGAAAGAATAATAGTTGAAGCCAAAAGAGAATTGTATATGACTAGTAAACCTATAAAAGAAATAGCATTCTCTTTAGGTTATAACGATGAGTTTTATTTCAGTAGAATGTTTAAATCTAATACTGATATTTCACCTCAAACATATCGAGACACTGTTGGTTTTGCAAAAGCAGAATTAAATTAA
- a CDS encoding 2-hydroxymuconate tautomerase family protein — protein sequence MPYVNIKITKDGATSEQKALLIEGVTSLLQNVLNKNRATTFVIIDEVETDNWGIAGEQVTKIRNRKK from the coding sequence ATGCCTTACGTTAATATTAAAATCACAAAAGATGGTGCTACTTCTGAACAAAAGGCTTTGTTAATAGAAGGAGTAACTTCATTGTTGCAAAATGTTTTAAACAAAAATCGAGCAACAACATTTGTTATTATTGATGAAGTTGAAACGGATAATTGGGGGATTGCAGGAGAACAAGTAACTAAAATCAGAAATAGGAAAAAGTAA
- a CDS encoding DUF2798 domain-containing protein: protein MMNKSALKFAFIMALIVTSYISFILVSVNAGFNNNFIFIWLRSWFIAFLLAFPSLLFVAPLVRKKLKL from the coding sequence ATGATGAACAAGTCTGCTTTGAAATTTGCCTTTATTATGGCATTAATAGTAACAAGTTATATAAGTTTTATTTTAGTTAGCGTTAATGCAGGATTTAATAATAACTTTATTTTCATTTGGTTGCGTAGTTGGTTCATTGCTTTTTTATTGGCTTTTCCATCATTGCTTTTTGTGGCTCCACTAGTTAGAAAAAAATTGAAATTATAA
- a CDS encoding YybH family protein, producing the protein MITEMQPINGEENIDQISNPETLALSLFYNAFNKRSMSLMQQSWLNTDEISMDNPIGGIRRGWEEIGNGYHKIFNGKAQVYVEFYDYSIHKTSNMFFATGRERGYFKTDDTEIALAIRTTRIFILQNGDWKQIHHHGSIDNPDLLKTYQETIIK; encoded by the coding sequence ATGATAACAGAAATGCAGCCCATAAATGGAGAAGAAAATATAGACCAAATTTCAAATCCGGAAACTTTAGCTTTGTCATTATTCTACAATGCTTTCAACAAAAGAAGTATGTCATTAATGCAACAATCTTGGTTAAATACAGATGAAATTTCTATGGATAACCCAATTGGTGGAATAAGACGAGGTTGGGAAGAAATTGGAAATGGCTACCATAAAATTTTCAACGGAAAAGCCCAAGTATATGTTGAGTTTTATGATTATTCCATTCATAAAACTTCAAATATGTTCTTTGCAACAGGTCGTGAACGAGGTTATTTCAAAACAGATGATACTGAAATTGCTCTAGCAATTAGAACCACACGAATATTCATTTTACAAAATGGCGATTGGAAACAAATACACCATCACGGTTCTATAGATAATCCCGATTTATTAAAAACCTATCAAGAAACAATAATAAAATGA
- a CDS encoding YciI family protein, whose translation MNKTFALTISILSSLTMNAQNKIQFVYEIKLYEQFQHKSRWSEKEHQIQEKHLVYLDSLSKAGTIEMAGIQNQGFADHKGIILLNVNDFEEAKSIALNDPSVKEGMMTMSIYTFTTYYKSNKKK comes from the coding sequence ATGAACAAAACATTCGCTTTAACAATTTCAATATTATCTTCATTAACTATGAATGCACAAAACAAAATTCAGTTTGTATATGAAATTAAACTTTATGAGCAATTTCAACATAAATCAAGATGGTCAGAAAAAGAACATCAAATACAAGAAAAACATTTAGTCTATTTAGATAGCTTATCTAAAGCTGGAACTATTGAAATGGCTGGAATTCAAAATCAAGGGTTTGCAGATCACAAAGGAATTATATTATTAAATGTAAATGATTTTGAAGAAGCAAAAAGCATTGCCTTAAACGACCCGTCTGTAAAAGAAGGTATGATGACAATGAGTATTTACACATTTACAACCTATTATAAAAGCAATAAAAAAAAGTAG
- a CDS encoding MBL fold metallo-hydrolase, giving the protein MEIANGVHHFDCGPFNWYLIEEEGRLTLVDAGFPGHYSVYKKGLELLGKSSKDIEAIILTHAHADHIGFAEKVRKETGAPVYVHSGDAKMACKPLQLPWFGLLSNAWRTYTAKMLGVAIVNGVFTLPHLTKVQTVSDGQLLDVPGKPKILHTPGHTDGEIALLLEDRKILISGDTIVTRNLLTGELGQPQLTNPILNHNYKQAMRSLDLLREIGEVTMLSGHGTPWIGDMNEAVNIALENSKRTN; this is encoded by the coding sequence ATGGAAATAGCAAACGGAGTACATCATTTTGATTGTGGTCCATTCAATTGGTATTTAATTGAAGAAGAAGGACGATTAACATTAGTAGATGCAGGTTTTCCTGGACATTATAGTGTTTATAAAAAAGGACTTGAATTACTTGGAAAATCAAGCAAAGACATTGAAGCGATTATTCTTACTCACGCTCACGCTGACCACATAGGTTTTGCAGAAAAAGTTAGAAAAGAAACAGGAGCACCTGTTTATGTGCATAGTGGAGATGCAAAAATGGCTTGTAAACCATTGCAATTGCCTTGGTTTGGGTTATTGTCTAATGCTTGGAGAACATACACTGCAAAAATGTTAGGTGTTGCCATTGTAAACGGAGTATTTACATTGCCACATTTAACTAAAGTGCAAACTGTTTCAGATGGACAATTATTAGATGTGCCAGGTAAACCAAAAATACTGCACACACCAGGTCATACCGATGGAGAAATAGCCTTATTATTAGAGGATAGAAAAATTTTAATTTCAGGTGATACAATTGTTACTCGAAATCTATTAACAGGTGAATTAGGACAACCACAACTAACCAATCCTATTTTAAACCACAATTATAAACAAGCAATGCGATCATTAGATTTACTTCGTGAAATTGGAGAAGTAACAATGCTATCAGGTCACGGCACACCTTGGATTGGCGATATGAATGAGGCGGTAAATATTGCTTTGGAAAACTCTAAAAGAACAAATTAA
- a CDS encoding carboxymuconolactone decarboxylase family protein produces the protein MENFIVPTRENVSENNQVLFDNLQKMVGFVPNMYAFFAHSSSALGDYLTLQNRKNSLNNKEKEVINLVVSQLNDCNYCKAAHTAIGKMVGFTEEQTLEIRRATISFNSKLNALVNLTKEIVEHKGETSQEAKENFFNEGYTTENLIDVVMTVGDKIITNYLFAIVKVPIDFPEPQAI, from the coding sequence ATGGAAAATTTCATAGTTCCCACAAGAGAAAATGTTTCAGAGAATAATCAAGTATTATTCGATAATTTACAAAAAATGGTAGGATTTGTTCCTAATATGTATGCTTTCTTTGCGCATTCTTCATCTGCTTTAGGTGATTATCTTACACTTCAAAATCGTAAAAACTCCTTAAATAATAAAGAAAAGGAAGTAATCAATTTAGTTGTAAGCCAATTAAATGATTGCAACTATTGTAAAGCAGCACATACTGCAATAGGAAAAATGGTAGGTTTTACGGAAGAGCAAACATTGGAAATTAGAAGAGCAACTATTTCGTTTAATTCCAAATTAAATGCGCTTGTAAATCTTACCAAAGAAATTGTAGAACATAAAGGAGAAACTTCTCAAGAAGCAAAAGAAAATTTCTTTAACGAGGGATACACTACTGAAAATTTAATTGATGTTGTGATGACAGTTGGCGATAAAATTATTACCAATTACTTATTTGCAATAGTAAAAGTACCTATAGATTTCCCAGAACCACAAGCAATATAA
- a CDS encoding SRPBCC family protein has translation MNIRKELIINANIDKAWQVLGHDFAGAYKWASVVNHSESRGGSLNGSSCGERGCDIAGMGKTREKLIKYSDADHLLSYTVPQGMPSMVRYATNTWQLLPLNDPNKSKLVMEMNVTLGGFMGIIMQPMMKMMMGKMAKVTTDDFKYYVETGRPSEAKIKAAKKYKG, from the coding sequence ATGAACATTAGAAAAGAATTAATAATTAATGCCAATATAGATAAGGCTTGGCAAGTTTTAGGGCACGATTTTGCAGGTGCATATAAGTGGGCATCTGTAGTAAATCATTCCGAATCAAGAGGTGGTAGCTTAAACGGTTCGTCTTGTGGCGAAAGAGGATGTGACATTGCTGGTATGGGCAAAACAAGAGAAAAATTAATTAAATATTCAGATGCAGATCATTTGCTTTCATACACTGTACCGCAAGGTATGCCATCTATGGTGAGATATGCCACTAATACTTGGCAACTTCTTCCACTAAATGACCCTAATAAATCAAAATTAGTAATGGAAATGAATGTTACTTTAGGCGGATTTATGGGAATAATAATGCAACCAATGATGAAAATGATGATGGGAAAAATGGCAAAAGTAACAACAGATGATTTCAAATATTATGTTGAAACAGGTCGCCCAAGTGAAGCAAAAATAAAGGCTGCAAAAAAATATAAAGGATAA
- a CDS encoding DUF1330 domain-containing protein has translation MKIYLIINAIPNPSNMQDVQEYLGKIMPLFMQYSGSKIERFQIAEQLIGNSGIKMVGIFEFPDTQNIKDMLESDAFKSLSELRAKAFTQLDLFIGNPF, from the coding sequence ATGAAAATCTATTTAATTATTAATGCAATTCCTAACCCAAGTAATATGCAAGACGTTCAGGAATATTTAGGTAAAATAATGCCTTTGTTTATGCAATATAGTGGTTCAAAAATTGAGAGATTTCAAATAGCTGAACAACTAATAGGAAACAGCGGGATTAAAATGGTAGGTATTTTTGAATTTCCTGATACACAAAACATTAAAGATATGCTAGAAAGCGATGCTTTTAAATCGTTATCCGAATTAAGAGCAAAAGCATTTACTCAATTAGATTTATTTATCGGTAACCCTTTTTAA
- a CDS encoding SRPBCC family protein, with protein MKATIKILSIAILAIFVSSTSAFAKEKTPTVVKQELIINAPISKAWQVLGPEFADAYKWASSVKHSEARDNTSFNGSKCSERGCSIKGMGNTKEKLLIYSEADHKISYHVYEGMPKMVKYATNTWTLTDLGNGKTKVEINLIMKTGGMMGAMMKGMMKKKMTKMAKGIIQEFGYYVENGTPHPNKIKASK; from the coding sequence ATGAAAGCAACAATCAAAATTTTAAGCATTGCTATTTTAGCAATATTTGTGTCTAGTACTTCTGCTTTTGCAAAAGAAAAAACACCAACAGTAGTAAAACAAGAACTTATTATTAACGCACCAATAAGTAAAGCTTGGCAAGTACTTGGGCCAGAGTTTGCAGATGCTTACAAATGGGCATCAAGCGTTAAGCATTCTGAAGCTAGAGACAATACCAGTTTTAATGGTTCTAAGTGTTCAGAGCGAGGATGTAGCATTAAAGGTATGGGTAATACTAAAGAAAAACTATTAATTTATTCGGAAGCAGACCACAAAATTTCATATCACGTTTACGAAGGAATGCCAAAAATGGTAAAATATGCAACAAATACTTGGACATTGACTGATCTTGGCAATGGTAAAACCAAAGTAGAAATAAACTTGATAATGAAAACCGGAGGTATGATGGGTGCTATGATGAAAGGAATGATGAAAAAGAAAATGACAAAAATGGCAAAAGGTATTATTCAAGAATTTGGGTACTATGTAGAAAATGGAACACCACACCCAAATAAAATTAAAGCAAGTAAATAA
- a CDS encoding SDR family NAD(P)-dependent oxidoreductase has product MTNFKQKYKDYTLITGASAGIGKGFAEQLATKGLNLVLIARRADKLSELASNLEAKHNIKVKTLALDLLADNAISEITNATENLEVGLIVLNAAVEVHGDFTNNNLQSELDLVKLNVTRPLQLAHHFGNKMKQRKRGGIIFLSSTFGHQSVPYFANYAASKAYILSLGQALNYELKKFNVDVTVLSPGPTKTDMIASMTDVDFKKMPVTFQEVTPVVKTALNALGSKQAVIPGAWNNFMDIMGKFTTPRWILTNMYGFLVARAMK; this is encoded by the coding sequence ATGACAAATTTTAAACAAAAATATAAGGATTATACACTAATAACTGGTGCATCAGCCGGAATAGGGAAAGGATTTGCAGAGCAACTAGCTACCAAAGGATTAAATCTAGTGCTAATTGCAAGAAGAGCTGACAAGTTAAGTGAGTTAGCTTCTAATCTTGAAGCTAAACATAATATAAAAGTAAAAACCCTTGCATTAGATTTACTTGCGGACAATGCAATTAGCGAAATTACTAACGCAACAGAAAATCTTGAGGTTGGTCTAATTGTTCTTAACGCCGCTGTAGAAGTACACGGCGATTTTACTAATAACAATTTGCAAAGCGAATTAGATTTAGTAAAACTTAATGTAACAAGACCTTTACAATTAGCGCATCATTTTGGTAATAAAATGAAACAAAGAAAACGTGGAGGCATCATATTTTTAAGTTCCACTTTTGGACATCAGTCGGTACCGTACTTTGCTAATTATGCTGCTTCAAAAGCTTATATTCTTTCATTAGGTCAAGCATTAAATTACGAATTAAAGAAATTTAATGTAGATGTAACGGTGCTTTCTCCTGGTCCAACAAAAACGGATATGATAGCCAGTATGACTGATGTAGATTTTAAGAAAATGCCTGTAACTTTTCAAGAAGTAACACCAGTTGTAAAAACTGCACTCAATGCTTTAGGTAGTAAACAAGCAGTAATACCAGGTGCTTGGAACAACTTTATGGACATAATGGGAAAATTTACCACGCCACGGTGGATATTAACAAATATGTATGGCTTTTTAGTGGCAAGAGCTATGAAATAA
- a CDS encoding carboxymuconolactone decarboxylase family protein: MAHLKLENNTVSSITSSILDATKSKLGFAPNMYVKMGNNPALLDAYTYSYNSFRANSGFNYIEQEVIFLSIAFENNCEYCVAAHSFVADMMSKVPTEVTDAIRNNQQIPDLKLGALSKLTRSLTVNRGMASQTEIDDFIAVGYTEAHVLGIIAGIGVKALSNYSNHLTNPEVDAAFAGRKWEKRI, translated from the coding sequence ATGGCACATTTAAAATTAGAGAACAATACTGTTTCTTCTATCACTTCCAGCATATTAGATGCAACAAAATCAAAATTGGGGTTTGCTCCCAATATGTATGTAAAAATGGGAAATAACCCTGCTTTACTAGACGCTTACACCTATTCTTATAATAGTTTTAGAGCAAATTCTGGCTTTAACTACATAGAACAGGAAGTTATTTTTCTTTCTATCGCTTTTGAAAACAACTGCGAATACTGTGTAGCTGCACATAGTTTTGTAGCAGATATGATGAGCAAAGTTCCTACTGAAGTTACAGATGCAATACGCAACAATCAACAAATTCCAGACTTAAAACTCGGTGCTTTATCAAAGCTAACACGTTCATTAACGGTTAATCGTGGTATGGCTTCACAAACAGAAATTGACGATTTTATTGCAGTTGGTTATACCGAAGCGCACGTTTTAGGAATAATTGCTGGTATTGGTGTAAAAGCATTGAGTAATTATTCTAATCATTTAACAAACCCAGAAGTAGATGCTGCATTTGCAGGTAGAAAATGGGAAAAAAGAATTTAA
- a CDS encoding helix-turn-helix domain-containing protein, which yields MLEIKTINYQGKRVFEKLVMTADFKRAPKFFTEDEACFLFITEGSFQFRTPTNLLSYSKNEAMLAKCGNYFLEDISINEVDNKLAAIGAFFYPEMVKEFFETDLSIKHFNKNFDVIKVNIEPLMKSFIDSIDFLLDNQAIVDDNIIVNKLKELLIILSKSENSNSINDFVASLFVPYEYNFNEIIQKNLFANLSLPDLAMLCNCSLSTFKRKFVEHYKESPTKYITHKKLEKATQLLQIKSMPIADIAYDCGFETVSHFNKTFKKEFNKTPSEFRLSQ from the coding sequence ATGTTAGAGATTAAAACGATAAATTATCAGGGCAAAAGAGTTTTTGAAAAATTGGTTATGACTGCCGATTTTAAAAGAGCTCCAAAGTTTTTCACAGAAGATGAGGCTTGTTTTTTGTTTATTACCGAAGGTTCATTTCAATTTAGAACACCCACTAATTTATTGTCATACAGTAAAAATGAAGCAATGTTGGCAAAATGCGGTAACTATTTTTTAGAAGATATCTCAATAAATGAAGTAGATAATAAATTAGCTGCAATTGGAGCTTTCTTTTATCCTGAAATGGTAAAAGAATTTTTTGAAACCGATTTATCCATCAAACACTTCAATAAAAACTTCGATGTTATAAAAGTAAATATTGAACCTCTAATGAAATCGTTTATAGATAGTATCGATTTTTTATTAGACAACCAAGCCATTGTTGATGATAACATAATAGTAAACAAACTAAAAGAGTTACTCATAATTTTAAGTAAAAGTGAAAATTCAAATTCAATTAATGATTTTGTGGCTTCACTATTTGTTCCTTATGAATATAATTTTAATGAAATAATTCAAAAAAATCTTTTCGCTAATTTATCTCTTCCAGATTTAGCAATGTTATGCAATTGTAGCTTATCTACTTTCAAACGAAAATTTGTAGAGCATTATAAAGAAAGTCCAACAAAATACATCACTCACAAAAAATTAGAAAAAGCCACACAACTTCTTCAAATAAAATCAATGCCAATTGCAGATATTGCCTACGATTGTGGTTTTGAGACTGTTTCACACTTTAATAAAACTTTCAAAAAAGAATTCAATAAAACTCCATCTGAATTTCGTTTGAGCCAATAA
- a CDS encoding Crp/Fnr family transcriptional regulator: MSKELLINYIQNNLPTSRKTLDEIVEHFEERTFSKNDYFLKEGQISNDYFFLANGFMRSFTYDIEGDEVTTAFYSANRFVFECSSFFLRTTSTENIQAVTDCVGYTISFEDLNKLFHSIPEFREFGRSVLVKEFSAFKQRTLSMINRSAEERYANLITTNKEIFQYAQLKHIASFLGMTDTSLSRIRKEFLKK; the protein is encoded by the coding sequence ATGAGCAAAGAATTACTCATAAATTACATTCAAAACAATTTGCCAACTTCAAGAAAAACTCTTGACGAAATTGTTGAACATTTTGAAGAAAGAACTTTCAGTAAAAATGATTATTTTCTGAAAGAAGGTCAGATAAGTAATGATTATTTCTTTTTAGCAAATGGTTTTATGCGCTCGTTTACTTATGATATTGAAGGTGATGAAGTAACAACAGCTTTTTATTCAGCAAACCGATTTGTATTTGAGTGTTCATCATTTTTTTTGAGAACCACATCAACAGAAAACATACAAGCAGTAACCGATTGCGTTGGTTATACCATTTCGTTTGAAGATTTGAATAAATTGTTTCATTCTATTCCAGAATTTAGAGAATTTGGAAGATCTGTTTTAGTAAAAGAATTTTCTGCCTTTAAGCAGCGTACACTATCTATGATAAATCGTAGTGCCGAAGAAAGATATGCAAATCTAATTACCACTAACAAAGAAATATTCCAATATGCTCAACTCAAGCATATTGCTTCATTTCTTGGAATGACAGACACTTCGTTGAGCCGAATTAGAAAAGAGTTTTTGAAAAAATAA
- a CDS encoding ATP-grasp domain-containing protein: protein MRKFKNSIHKLLNWEYWNTNVVYFPIFFYWIYLSIKARSLGFFNASNFRIKNGGFALESKKEIYNLIPKQYYPETLFFKADSTWDNLLSVLENATIDFPFIIKPDVGLQGLRVEKINSIGELKKYFKFIDYDFLIQECITYPQEIGLFYCRMPNENRGTITGIVHKEFLIVIGNGKNTIKELIEQNPRFALQLESLKRKFGEKLNTVLLNGEALNLVPFGNHVRGSKFTDVSHWINEKLTNTFNEVCLQIPDFYFGRLDIMFKSQEDLEQGKNFSIIELNGAGSEPTHIYDPKHSIFFAWKEIIRHYDILYKISTFNNKKGHSYLNMKQSRQLIIDNKKLTNHLKSIS, encoded by the coding sequence TTGAGAAAGTTTAAAAACAGTATTCATAAACTCTTAAATTGGGAATATTGGAATACCAATGTGGTTTATTTTCCAATATTTTTCTATTGGATTTATTTAAGTATCAAAGCCCGTTCTTTAGGTTTTTTTAATGCCAGTAATTTCAGAATTAAAAATGGTGGTTTTGCTTTAGAAAGCAAAAAAGAAATTTACAATCTCATTCCTAAACAATATTATCCTGAAACTCTATTCTTTAAGGCGGATTCAACTTGGGATAATTTGCTTTCTGTATTAGAAAATGCCACAATAGATTTTCCTTTTATCATAAAGCCAGATGTTGGATTACAAGGTTTACGAGTTGAAAAAATTAATTCTATTGGAGAATTAAAAAAGTACTTCAAATTTATAGATTATGATTTCTTAATTCAAGAATGTATTACTTATCCCCAAGAAATAGGTTTGTTTTATTGCAGAATGCCAAACGAAAATAGAGGCACAATTACTGGAATTGTTCATAAAGAATTTCTAATCGTTATTGGTAACGGAAAAAACACTATAAAAGAACTTATTGAGCAAAATCCTCGATTTGCCTTACAATTGGAGTCTTTAAAACGAAAATTTGGAGAAAAATTAAATACAGTTTTACTCAATGGGGAAGCGCTCAATTTAGTGCCTTTTGGCAATCATGTTAGAGGTAGTAAATTTACTGATGTAAGCCATTGGATTAATGAAAAATTGACCAATACATTTAATGAAGTTTGTTTGCAAATTCCCGACTTCTATTTTGGAAGATTAGATATAATGTTCAAATCTCAGGAAGATTTAGAACAGGGAAAAAACTTTTCCATCATTGAGTTAAATGGAGCTGGAAGTGAACCAACACATATATATGACCCAAAACATTCTATCTTTTTTGCTTGGAAGGAGATTATAAGACACTATGATATTTTATATAAAATAAGCACTTTTAATAATAAAAAAGGACATTCTTATTTGAATATGAAACAATCTAGACAATTAATAATCGACAATAAAAAATTAACCAATCATTTAAAATCGATTTCATAA
- a CDS encoding NRDE family protein, with translation MCTVSFIPLKDGYILTSNRDEKIYRQTAAPQVFTENGIKLLYPKDEKAGGSWIVAREDGVTIVLLNGAFVNHHKKTNYSKSRGIILMEIIQAKFPLLHFLEMNLDNVEPFTLVIFQYKILTEVKWDGLEKHTFDKSIKKPHIWSSATLYNRNQKIKRKQWFEDFCKYNNPLSTDKVLSFHTNTQITNTEYGLVINREDKTRTVSITQLLLKNNKLEMTYIDRLTNTIIEKITF, from the coding sequence ATGTGTACAGTAAGTTTTATTCCACTAAAGGATGGATACATTTTAACATCAAATAGAGATGAAAAAATCTACCGTCAAACAGCTGCCCCACAAGTATTTACTGAAAATGGCATAAAACTACTTTATCCAAAAGATGAAAAAGCCGGTGGATCTTGGATTGTAGCAAGGGAAGATGGAGTTACAATTGTTTTGCTTAACGGTGCTTTTGTAAATCACCACAAAAAAACAAATTACAGTAAAAGCAGAGGTATCATTTTAATGGAAATCATACAAGCAAAATTTCCATTACTTCACTTTTTGGAGATGAATTTAGACAATGTAGAACCCTTTACACTGGTTATCTTTCAATACAAAATTTTAACAGAAGTAAAATGGGATGGATTAGAAAAACACACTTTTGATAAATCAATAAAAAAACCACACATTTGGTCCTCTGCTACTTTATATAATCGCAACCAAAAGATTAAGAGAAAACAATGGTTTGAAGATTTTTGCAAATACAATAATCCACTATCAACAGATAAAGTACTTTCGTTTCACACTAATACTCAAATAACAAATACTGAATATGGTTTGGTTATCAATCGTGAAGATAAAACTAGAACAGTAAGTATTACACAATTGTTGTTAAAAAATAACAAACTTGAAATGACTTATATTGATAGATTAACCAATACAATAATTGAAAAAATAACGTTTTGA
- a CDS encoding peroxidase-related enzyme (This protein belongs to a clade of uncharacterized proteins related to peroxidases such as the alkylhydroperoxidase AhpD.) → MARIKVIDQIEATGRLKEIYDDLIQKRGQLAEVHKIQSLRPESIVKHIDLYMEIMFSKSELSRAEREMMAIVTSVSNNCHYCQIHHSQALNNYWKDEERLLKLRNNYFNANLSDRELLLCRFAENLTIKPDDFKEPDIIDNLKKTGLSDEAILDATLVVAYFNFVNRIVLSLGVNLENNQGTGYKY, encoded by the coding sequence ATGGCACGCATTAAAGTTATTGATCAAATTGAGGCAACTGGAAGATTAAAAGAAATCTATGATGATTTAATTCAAAAAAGAGGGCAACTAGCTGAGGTTCATAAAATTCAAAGTTTACGCCCAGAAAGCATTGTAAAACATATTGATTTATATATGGAAATTATGTTTTCAAAATCAGAATTGTCAAGAGCTGAACGAGAAATGATGGCAATTGTAACTTCAGTTTCCAATAATTGTCATTACTGTCAAATTCACCATTCGCAAGCTTTAAATAATTATTGGAAAGATGAAGAGCGACTTCTGAAATTGCGAAATAATTATTTTAATGCTAATTTATCTGATAGAGAACTTTTGCTTTGTCGATTTGCAGAGAATTTAACTATTAAACCAGACGATTTTAAAGAGCCTGATATAATTGATAACTTAAAAAAAACAGGGTTGTCAGATGAAGCCATTTTGGATGCTACTTTAGTTGTTGCTTATTTCAATTTTGTAAATAGAATTGTCCTGAGTTTAGGTGTTAATTTAGAGAATAATCAAGGAACAGGTTACAAATATTAA